The DNA region GTACGAAACAGCTCTTTCTCTTCAATGGACACAATCTCAGCCGTGCCCTGCACAATACCGGTAAACATAGTCTTTGCCTCTGCGAAGTTTGGGCCAGTTTATCACAGCTCAGCGCCGCTGTTAGATTTCAGCCCGTGCGCACCCGCCCTCGCGGGGGTGAAAACGCATCGTGTGACAAAGATTGGCGAATGCGGTTGCGCCAGTTACACTTACTCGCGCAATTCTCCGGGCGTCTCTGCCCTTTTTTAATTCATTCAACTCGTCAGGTGTTAACGTGCAGAAGTATTTAACAGAAGCGCGTCAATTGCTGGCCCTTGCGATTCCTGTCATCCTGGCTCAGGTGGCTCAGACCGCAATGGGATTTGTGGATACCATTATGGCCGGCGCAGTCAGCGCCACGGATATGGCCGCCGTCGCTGTCGGCACCTCTGTCTGGCTCCCGGCCATCCTGTTTGGCCATGGTCTTCTGCTTGCATTGACGCCCACCGTTGCGCAACTCAACGGTTCAGGCCGCCGCGAACGCATCGCTGAACAGATCCGCCAGGGCTACTGGCTCGCCTTTTTCGTCTCCCTGCTGACGATGCTGCTGCTGTGGCACGCCGGGTATCTGATCCGGGCGATGCATGATATCGATCCGCAGCTGGCGCTGAAGGCCGAAGGCTATCTGCATGCCCTGCTGTTCGGTGCGCCGGGCTACCTCTTCTTTCAGGTGCTGCGTAATCAGTGCGAAGGGCTGTCGAAGACCAAGCCCGGCATGGTGCTGGGTTTCCTGGGGCTGATGTTCAACATCCCGCTGAACTATATCTTTATCTATGGCCATTTCGGGATGCCCGCGCTGGGCGGCGTCGGCTGCGGTGTCGCGACCGCCTCGGTCTACTGGGTGATGTTTATCTGTATGCGCTTCTGGATGCGCCGGATGGGCAGTATGCGCGACATCCGCATGGCGAGCCGCTGGTCACCGCCTTCCCGGGTGATCCTGAGCCGCCTGATCGCGCTGGGATTGCCGGTGGCGCTGGCGCTGTTCTTCGAAGTGACGCTGTTTGCGGTCGTCGCCCTGCTGGTTTCGCCGCTGGGTATCGTAAACGTGGCGGGCCACCAGATCGCGCTGAACTTCAGTTCGCTGATGTTCGTTCTGCCGCTGTCGCTGGGTGTCGCGACCACCATCCGCGTCGGCTACCGTCTGGGCCAGGGCTCCACCGAGCAGGCGCGGGTCGCGGCCTGGACCGCGCAGGGCGTGGGGATCAGCATGGCGGCGCTGACGGCCCTGTTTACCGTGACGTTCCGCCATCAGATTGCCCTGCTCTACAACGATAATCCGGAAGTGGTGACGCTGGCCGCCCAGCTGATGCTGCTGGCGGCCATTTATCAGTTCTCTGATTCGATACAGGTGATCGGCAGCGGCATCCTGCGCGGGTATAAAGATACGCGGTCGATCTTCTTTATTACCTTTATCGCCTACTGGCTGCTGGGGCTGCCCGCGGGCTATCTGCTGGCGCTGACCGACTGGGTGGTGCCGCGCATGGGACCGGCGGGCTTCTGGTGCGGCTTTATTATCGGCCTGACCTCGGCTGCGGTGATGATGCTCTGGCGCATCAGACGGTTACAGCAGTCGCCTGCCGAGGTTATCCTGACGCGCGCCGCGCGCTGATGAGAAAAATGCGGGTCATATCTGGCCCGCAATGCCCAAAAAACCGACGGTTAGCACAGTTGCTGCGCAGTCGTAGCGAAAATGCGATTTTCCCCTTGCCAGCCTTACACGCTGCCGTTAATATTCGTCCCCGCTGTCGCCCTGACAGCATGTTGCGCTCTTAGCTCAGTTGGTTAGAGCACCACCTTGACATGGTGGGGGTCGATGGTTCGAGTCCATTAGAGCGCACCAAGTGCGTCCGTAGCTCAGTTGGTTAGAGCACCACCTTGACATGGTGGGGGTCGGTGGTTCGAGTCCACTCGGACGCACCAATATTCAGAATGCGCTCTTAGCTCAGTTGGTTAGAGCACCACCTTGACATGGTGGGGGTCGATGGTTCGAGTCCATTAGAGCGCACCACTTTCAGAAATTCCTCAGCTTGCGCAACTTCCCTTTTATTGATCTGCATCGTTTACCCCCTCTGCTTTTTGATTGGTTTTCGCATACTTAGCGTCTATACTGTCCCGCGTTGCTTACTTGAAAGGTTTCAGCGATCACGTGCTTACTGCGATAACTCAAATGATTTGCGCAACAACAGCGTGGTGGTTACCAACCGTAACCGCACAACTTCCCTGCACGCCTGGCCTTCGTCACCTATTCTTACTCAGTACTGCCCATTTCAGTCTCAATCAGAATTTTCACTTCGATGCGCTGCCATCGGATTCCGCCCTTATTCATCCATCACAACTTACAGATAATCCGTCATGAAAAAGACTAAAATCGTTTGTACAATCGGCCCGAAAACCGAATCCGAAGAGATGCTGACTCAGCTGCTTGAAGCTGGCATGAACGTTATGCGTCTTAACTTCTCTCACGGTGACTATGCTGAGCATGGCCAGCGCATTTCCAACATGCGTGCCGTGATGCAGAAAACCGGCCGTCAGGCCGCGATCCTGCTGGATACCAAAGGCCCTGAAATCCGCACCATGAAACTGGAAGGCGGCAACGATGCGTCCCTGAAAGCGGGTCAGACCTTTACCTTTACCACCGACCAGAGCGTTATCGGCAACAGCGAGCGCGTGGCCGTCACCTACCCTGGCTTCACCGCTGACCTGAAAATCGGTAACACCGTTCTGGTCGACGATGGCCTGATCGGCATGGAAGTGACCGAAGTCACCGAAAACACCGTGGTCTGTAAAGTCCTGAACAATGGCGATCTGGGCGAGAACAAAGGCGTTAACCTGCCAGGCGTCTCTATCCAGCTGCCTGCGCTGGCGGAAAAAGATAAGCGCGACCTGATTTTTGGTTGCGAGCAGGGCGTGGACTTCGTCGCCGCCTCCTTTATCCGTAAGCGTTCAGACGTGCTGGAAATCCGCGAACACCTGAAACAGCACGGTGGCGAGCACATCCAGATCATCTCGAAAATCGAAAACCAGGAAGGCCTGAACAACTTCGACGAAATCCTCGAAGCCTCAGACGGCATCATGGTTGCGCGTGGCGACCTGGGTGTTGAGATCCCGGTTGAAGAAGTGATCTTCGCGCAGAAGATGATGATTAAAAAATGTAATAAAGCCCGCAAAGTGGTCATCACCGCGACCCAGATGCTGGACTCGATGATCAAAAACCCGCGCCCTACCCGTGCAGAAGCCGGTGACGTGGCCAACGCCATCCTCGACGGAACGGATGCGGTTATGCTGTCGGGTGAGAGCGCCAAAGGCCGTTATCCGCTGGAGTCGGTCACTATCATGGCGACCATCTGTGAGCGTACCGACCGCGTAATGAAGTCCCGCATCGACAGCGAGAACGATACCCGCAAGCTGCGTATCACCGAAGCCGTCTGCCGTGGCGCCGTGGAAACTGCGGAGAAACTGGAAGCGCCCCTGATTGTGGTGGCAACCGAAGGCGGTAAGTCTGCGAAGGCCGTACGCAAATATTTCCCGAACGCCACTATTCTGGCGCTGACCACTAACCAGACCACGGCGCGTCAGCTGATCCTGAGCAAAGGGATTGAGACCCGCCTGGTGACTGAAATCGCCTCTACCGACGATTTCTATCGTCTGGGTAAAGAAGCGGCGCTGGAAAGCGGCTACGGCCAGAAAGGCGATGTCGTGGTACTGGTTTCAGGTGCATTAGTACCAAGCGGAACTACCAACACCGCTTCCGTACACGTCCTGTAAATCCGGTCTGAACGTTTATTTTAAAGCGCCTTAAACGGGCGCTTTTTTTATTTCTGCTTAAACCAAATGCCAGAAAATTCCAATAGAAAATAACTATTCAAATACTCTTAATATTAAGGTTAATCCGATTAAATCTCTCTGTTTTCGCTAAATTTTTTTATCATGTTCTGTGATTCGCTGCTTCTTTGAGCGAACGATCAAATTTAAGCATGTTCTCATCAAAAATTTATTCTCAACTTAAAAAGCTTTGTGTAATACTTGTAACGCTACATGGAGATTAACTCAATCTAGAGGGTATAAATAATGAATCGTACTAAACTGGTACTGGGCGCGGTAGTTCTGGCTTCAACTATGCTGGCTGGTTGCTCAAGCAACGCTAAAATCGATCAGCTGTCTTCAGACGTTCAGACTCTGAACGCGAAAGTTGACCAGCTGAGCAACGACGTGAACGCAGTGCGTTCAGACGTTCAGGCTGCTAAAGACGACGCAGCTCGCGCTAACCAGCGTCTGGACAACCAGGCTCACTCTTACCGTAAGTAAGAGTTCTGGTTTAAAAATGGCGCCTTTATGGCGCCATTTTTTTTGCCCTGAATTTGTGCCCTTGCGGGCACACCGCCGCTTACGGCTGAACCGTATTCGCCCCGGCCCCGGCAACCGGCCTCTCCGCGTCGTCAGCGGCCTTCTGCAGGCCCGCAGGCGGCACCGTATCACTCTCTACCGGCTCACCGCTGCTGACCAGCACCGGCATTCCTGAGCGTCGTGCGAGACTGGCTTTAATCAGCGCGCTGTCACTTTTCCCGCTTTTCATAAACCGCTTCATGTCCGCGCTGAGCGCCAGAGGCATGGTCTGCGGATCGTCTTTGTCATTGCGTGAGAGTGGCTGGTGCACTTCCACATAGCGTTTGCCATCCGGCTCTACCGCATACTTCACCGGCTGATTGATGATCTGCACCCGCGTTCCTTTCGGCACCGAATTGAACAGCGCCTCGATATCCTCTGAACGCAGGCGGATACAGCCTGAGCTGACGCGCATCCCGATACCAAACTTCGCGTTAGTGCCGTGGATCAGGTACTGCCCGGTGCCGCGGGCCAGCCGCATTGCAAACTGGCCCATCGGG from Pantoea deleyi includes:
- a CDS encoding MATE family efflux transporter codes for the protein MQKYLTEARQLLALAIPVILAQVAQTAMGFVDTIMAGAVSATDMAAVAVGTSVWLPAILFGHGLLLALTPTVAQLNGSGRRERIAEQIRQGYWLAFFVSLLTMLLLWHAGYLIRAMHDIDPQLALKAEGYLHALLFGAPGYLFFQVLRNQCEGLSKTKPGMVLGFLGLMFNIPLNYIFIYGHFGMPALGGVGCGVATASVYWVMFICMRFWMRRMGSMRDIRMASRWSPPSRVILSRLIALGLPVALALFFEVTLFAVVALLVSPLGIVNVAGHQIALNFSSLMFVLPLSLGVATTIRVGYRLGQGSTEQARVAAWTAQGVGISMAALTALFTVTFRHQIALLYNDNPEVVTLAAQLMLLAAIYQFSDSIQVIGSGILRGYKDTRSIFFITFIAYWLLGLPAGYLLALTDWVVPRMGPAGFWCGFIIGLTSAAVMMLWRIRRLQQSPAEVILTRAAR
- the pykF gene encoding pyruvate kinase PykF; the encoded protein is MKKTKIVCTIGPKTESEEMLTQLLEAGMNVMRLNFSHGDYAEHGQRISNMRAVMQKTGRQAAILLDTKGPEIRTMKLEGGNDASLKAGQTFTFTTDQSVIGNSERVAVTYPGFTADLKIGNTVLVDDGLIGMEVTEVTENTVVCKVLNNGDLGENKGVNLPGVSIQLPALAEKDKRDLIFGCEQGVDFVAASFIRKRSDVLEIREHLKQHGGEHIQIISKIENQEGLNNFDEILEASDGIMVARGDLGVEIPVEEVIFAQKMMIKKCNKARKVVITATQMLDSMIKNPRPTRAEAGDVANAILDGTDAVMLSGESAKGRYPLESVTIMATICERTDRVMKSRIDSENDTRKLRITEAVCRGAVETAEKLEAPLIVVATEGGKSAKAVRKYFPNATILALTTNQTTARQLILSKGIETRLVTEIASTDDFYRLGKEAALESGYGQKGDVVVLVSGALVPSGTTNTASVHVL
- a CDS encoding major outer membrane lipoprotein → MNRTKLVLGAVVLASTMLAGCSSNAKIDQLSSDVQTLNAKVDQLSNDVNAVRSDVQAAKDDAARANQRLDNQAHSYRK